A stretch of Rhizobium glycinendophyticum DNA encodes these proteins:
- a CDS encoding ABC transporter permease: MRLRQIPISAWVGIFGITLAIFCALFAPLIAPHGEREVVGAVWEPMGGAFPLGTDNLGRDLLSRMIYGTRTTLTVALAATVISFSLGIFLSFTAAVSRGVIDQTLSRFNDLMMSIPTLIFALVVLAVLPQNLLVLIMVMAILDSTRVYRLGRAVALDVAVMEFVEAAKLRGEGTMWIIFREILPNTLSPLLAEFGLRFAFSILFLSTLSFLGLGIQPPAADWGGMVKDNKDGIIFGISAALVPGSAIAALAVCVNLVVDWLLGRTSSLKGGRGDV, from the coding sequence ATGAGATTGAGACAGATCCCCATCAGCGCCTGGGTCGGCATCTTCGGCATCACGCTCGCCATCTTCTGCGCGCTCTTTGCCCCCTTGATCGCGCCGCATGGCGAACGTGAGGTGGTGGGCGCCGTCTGGGAGCCCATGGGCGGGGCCTTCCCGCTCGGCACCGACAATCTCGGCCGTGACCTGCTGTCGCGCATGATCTATGGCACGCGCACCACGCTCACGGTGGCGCTGGCCGCGACAGTCATCTCGTTTTCGCTGGGCATCTTCCTCAGCTTCACGGCCGCCGTCTCGCGCGGCGTCATCGACCAGACACTGTCGCGCTTCAACGACCTGATGATGTCGATCCCGACGCTGATCTTCGCGCTCGTGGTGCTCGCGGTGCTGCCGCAGAACCTCTTAGTGCTGATCATGGTCATGGCGATCCTCGATTCCACCCGCGTCTATCGCCTCGGCCGGGCCGTCGCCCTCGACGTCGCCGTCATGGAATTCGTCGAGGCCGCCAAGCTGCGCGGCGAAGGCACGATGTGGATCATCTTCCGCGAGATCCTGCCCAACACGCTCTCCCCACTGCTCGCTGAATTCGGCCTGCGCTTCGCCTTCTCGATCCTCTTCCTCTCCACCCTCTCCTTCCTCGGCCTCGGCATCCAGCCGCCGGCAGCCGATTGGGGCGGCATGGTCAAGGACAACAAGGACGGGATCATCTTCGGCATTTCGGCAGCCCTCGTGCCAGGCTCGGCCATTGCCGCGCTCGCCGTCTGCGTCAACCTGGTGGTCGATTGGCTGCTCGGGCGCACATCCAGCCTGAAGGGAGGCCGTGGCGATGTCTGA